The nucleotide sequence GGCCAAGGGATCTCGATCGCGAGCGGGAATCGAAGCGACGGTCAACCATACGGTCGAGACCGGCGCTGCACCAACGACAAAGGGCGGCCGCAAGTACGACCCGACGACAAACACCCGCTCAAGAAAGGGACCGGCGACCCCGCGAAAGCCGAGTCCGCCCAGATCTGCTTCGACGCCTGGAAGAAAGCCGAAGCCGGGCCCGCCTACGCCGGCAAGAAGGCCGAACGGAAGGAGAGTTTCGGATACAACGGTTATTCGATCTCACCTACCCGAAAGGCCGAACACCGTCTCGCTCTTCGAGCTGGTCGCACGTCGTCTGAACCGCCGCCTCAATAACTGAACGCGCGACCTCGACCGGCCCAAATCCGCCGGGCGAGCGTCGATCGCCGCCGCGGACGACTGCGCTCCCGCTGCGCGAATCGATCGAAATCGCGTCTTCTATCGCCGCGCCGGCCGCGCGGTCCGATCATCAATCGTTTCGAACAGCGCCTTCAAAATGAGTCGCAAGAAGCTAAACCGCCATCCCTATGACAATCGTAGGTTTAATAAATTAGTATTTATGTGCCGTTTTTTTCTAAAAGAACTATGGAATTCTGATTGCTCGCGCATTAACTTCACAAATCTCTCTCCTTTCGCAGTGAGATGACGTGGACGACGCCGGCCGCGGTCGACTGGATTGCCATCGAACCGATCCGTTCTTGAGGCGGGCGCCGCTCATCGGGGCGCGCATTCGATCGTTCTTGATCCCTTGCCACTCACAGGAGCCTTCCGAACATGTCTTCACGTCGCGGGTTCACCTTGATCGAACTGCTGGTGGTGATCGCCATCATCGCAGTTCTGATCGCTCTCCTGCTGCCCGCCGTCCAGTCGGCCCGCGAGGCGGCTCGCCGGGCGCAGTGCGTCAACAACCTGAAGCAGATGGGGTTGGCCCTCGCCAACGCGGAGTCCGCCACCGGCTCCTACCTCCCCGGATTCGGCCCGTACTACAACCAGACCGTCACCGATCCCAGCAACAGCGGCTGCGGCGGTCGGCCCAACGTGCTGGCCCAGCTTCTGCCCTACATGGAAGGGTCGAACACGTACAACACCTTCAACTTCGAGTGGTGCATCAACCTGTACGGGGCGGGCACTCAGAACGATACGGCCCAGACGCAGATCGTCGCGGCGTTCACCTGTCCGTCGGACGCCAACAACGTGAGGCTTTCGAACCTGGGCTACGCCAATTACGTCGCCAGCCTGGGAGCGACGGCCGCCCAGAACCTCGGCACGGCCGCCACGTCGTGGGAGTCGAACACGGCCCGGGCGGGGATCTTCAACTTCACCCAGGACTCGTCCGCGCCCAACGTCTATCCCGTCTACAAGCGGGGCGTTCCGGTGACCGTGGCGGCGGTGATCGACGGCACGAGCAACACGGCGGTCTTCTCCGAGACCCGTCGCGGCAAGGCTTCCACCACGTCCTCGATCAACGGTTACATCGGCGGGATCATGACCGATGATCTGTCGAACGTCTACATCATCAACAACGGCGACCTGGGGATCGCCCCCAACTGCACGTACGGCATGTCGGGCTATTACACCCGCATCGTCTATCGGGGCCTTCAGTACTACCGCAACCTGCCGATGACCGGGTATTACAGCCACACCCTGACCCCGAACTCCAAGTGGTTCGACTGCGGCGTCTTCGGGTCGGCCTTCAACAACGGCCACATGGCCGCTCGCAGCTACCACTCCGGCGGAGTGAACGTGGGCCTGGCCGACGGCTCGGTCCGCTTCGTCAAGGATTCGATCAGCCTTGCGACCTGGATGGCGGTCGGGACCAAGGCCGGCGGCGAAATCGTCAGCGCCGACGCGCTGTGAGTCGTCGTTGCTGGACTCGGATCGCCGCTCGTTGAATCGAGGACTGGGGGGACGGCGCCTCGCGGGCCGTCTCCCTTCCCTTTGACACATCATCCCCGGACGAACAGGCTCGACATGCGTTTTCATCTCCTTGCCGTTGGCGTTGCTCTTCTGGGACTGGTCGGGATCGGCTGCGACAGCTCGCCCGAGACCGAGCCGGTCACCGAGGCCAATCGATCCGCCCACGCGTTGAGCGACGTCGGCGAGTTGTATCGCCAGTACACGTTCGACAAGAAGAAGCCGCCGACGACGATCGCCGATCTCACGCCTCTGGAATCGCTGGCTCCGCTGGGCCTGAAGGCACTCCAGGACGGCTCCGTGATCGCGCGGGCCGGCGTCGTGATCGAGGACGTTCTGGAAGGCCCCGCGACGAAGGATCCGGCCGACGACGTCCTCGCCTACGCCAAGGAGGTCCCCTCCTCCGGCGGTCCCGTGCTCATGCACAATCGGACCATCCGCGAGATGACGGCGGACGAATTCAAGGCCGCCAAGCTCGCCGGCACTGGCGACATGGCCCCCGGCGCTCCCTCGAAGAAGCACTGACGCCGACTCGACATTGAGGGCTCCAGCACGCAGGCATTCGGAGTC is from Paludisphaera rhizosphaerae and encodes:
- a CDS encoding DUF1559 family PulG-like putative transporter produces the protein MSSRRGFTLIELLVVIAIIAVLIALLLPAVQSAREAARRAQCVNNLKQMGLALANAESATGSYLPGFGPYYNQTVTDPSNSGCGGRPNVLAQLLPYMEGSNTYNTFNFEWCINLYGAGTQNDTAQTQIVAAFTCPSDANNVRLSNLGYANYVASLGATAAQNLGTAATSWESNTARAGIFNFTQDSSAPNVYPVYKRGVPVTVAAVIDGTSNTAVFSETRRGKASTTSSINGYIGGIMTDDLSNVYIINNGDLGIAPNCTYGMSGYYTRIVYRGLQYYRNLPMTGYYSHTLTPNSKWFDCGVFGSAFNNGHMAARSYHSGGVNVGLADGSVRFVKDSISLATWMAVGTKAGGEIVSADAL